From the Cryptomeria japonica chromosome 2, Sugi_1.0, whole genome shotgun sequence genome, one window contains:
- the LOC131052145 gene encoding trimethyltridecatetraene synthase yields MEMEINMQLLGYFALAMLSFYVIYKRFRRSLNLPPGPYAWPVIGHLHLLGSMPHRSLDRLSKAYGPLMSIQLGSVPFIVASSPEMAREILNTNDLTFASRPKIAAGKYTVYNYSNITWSPYGEHWRLARKICLMELFSARRLESFEYIRVEEVARMMASVFKSSAAAQPVHLREETSSVSNNNISRMVLGRRYLDENGGNKMKPHEFMEMLSELFVLNGVFNIGDYIPALSCLDLQGYIRRMKKLSRRFDAFLEEVVEEHDQRRKRVVNFAPTDMVDVLLQQSDDPANNLTREKIKAFTEDMIAAGTETSATLVEWALAELLKNPHNLAKANEEMDRVVGKERWVQEKDIGKMEFVQGIVKETMRLHPVAPLLVPHLSTQHCKIGGYDIPANTRAFVNVWTIGRDERVWEKAEEFRPERFEGSSLDVKGRDYELLPFGSGRRMCPGASLGLKVVQLGLANLLHGFTWRLPANIQSPQDLDMRESFGLTTPKAEPLVAIAEPRLPANLYCFP; encoded by the exons ATGGAGATGGAGATAAACATGCAATTGTTGGGCTACTTTGCATTGGCCATGCTATCGTTTTACGTAATTTACAAGAGATTTCGGCGGTCACTGAATTTACCGCCGGGTCCATACGCATGGCCTGTAATCGGACACCTGCATCTTCTGGGAAGTATGCCGCACAGATCGCTGGATCGACTCTCCAAGGCGTATGGCCCGCTCATGTCAATCCAGCTCGGCTCTGTCCCCTTCATTGTCGCATCCTCTCCTGAAATGGCCCGAGAAATTCTCAACACCAACGACCTTACTTTTGCTTCGCGCCCCAAGATCGCGGCGGGAAAATACACAGTGTACAACTACTCCAACATAACATGGTCGCCCTACGGAGAGCATTGGCGGCTGGCCAGAAAGATCTGCCTCATGGAGCTCTTCAGCGCCAGGCGCCTCGAGTCTTTTGAGTATATCCGAGTGGAGGAGGTGGCGCGCATGATGGCCTCCGTTTTCAAAAGCTCCGCCGCCGCTCAGCCTGTCCATCTGAGGGAGGAGACTTCGTCCGTGAGCAACAACAATATTTCGAGGATGGTTTTGGGGCGGCGCTACTTGGACGAGAATGGCGGTAACAAGATGAAGCCCCATGAATTTATGGAGATGCTGTCGGAACTTTTCGTGCTGAATGGCGTCTTCAACATTGGAGACTATATTCCTGCCTTAAGCTGCCTTGATCTGCAGGGCTATATCAGACGGATGAAGAAGCTCAGCCGACGGTTTGATGCCTTTCTGGAGGAGGTGGTGGAAGAGCATGACCAGCGGCGGAAGCGTGTGGTGAATTTCGCGCCCACTGATATGGTTGATGTCTTATTGCAACAAAGCGATGATCCTGCCAACAACCTTACCAGGGAAAAAATCAAGGCCTTCACTGAG GATATGATAGCTGCCGGGACAGAGACCTCTGCTACGCTTGTGGAATGGGCGTTGGCAGAGCTTCTCAAAAACCCCCACAACCTGGCAAAGGCTAACGAAGAAATGGACAGAGTAGTGGGGAAAGAACGATGGGTGCAAGAGAAAGACATTGGTAAGATGGAATTCGTGCAAGGGATAGTGAAAGAAACTATGAGGCTGCACCCGGTTGCCCCCTTGCTGGTTCCTCATCTTTCCACTCAACATTGCAAGATTGGAGGGTACGACATCCCCGCCAATACCAGAGCATTTGTGAACGTGTGGACGATCGGCAGGGATGAAAGAGTGTGGGAAAAGGCCGAGGAATTCAGGCCAGAGAGGTTTGAGGGCAGCAGCTTGGATGTGAAGGGCAGAGATTATGAGCTGCTGCCATTCGGGTCGGGCAGAAGGATGTGTCCAGGGGCCAGTCTGGGTCTGAAAGTGGTTCAGCTGGGCCTCGCTAATCTTCTCCATGGCTTCACTTGGCGCCTTCCCGCTAATATTCAGAGCCCCCAGGACTTGGATATGAGGGAGAGCTTTGGCCTAACCACGCCCAAAGCAGAGCCTCTTGTCGCCATAGCAGAGCCTCGCCTGCCTGCTAATCTCTATTGTTTCCCTTAG